AGTgtaacccggcgttgctcgggtttgtttcgaccctttagaattggaatttttgaaaagtaaagatgTTGCATAATGtagcttcttattctctttaagtaaacatttctctgtttgaaatacaccgagaaatgtcgacacaacagtaaaaaaatcgtaaaatatagtgattttcatagaaaaagaggcacctttttgatgtaaactatttttggtgttaacatggtctgatttgaattttatcttctacggaatgaagagcaagccatcttctatcatactctcaattttggtcaacttgctccgcagggtcttggaggagatagtgttagttgaaggctaccaaacctgccatacacagacaacttcagctttatacacAGAGATTTCactttcaattcttttttttttaattttcaccagGTCATTTTAAGAAAGTTTACTCATATATTCTGTTACAAAATACCGGTCCCCTGATACAGGAACCATGCAATTGATTATTGGTGTAATTTATAGAGATTTTCATCTCAAATTGCCCACTGCCGGCCTCAATTTCATTATCTTCACTGTAGAATATGTTATTTCCTAAATCTATTTCATCATCGTCAACTTCAATGTCGTCACCGtaagacatactcttttacttatttcagtcatgtgactgaggccatgctggaacaccgcctttagtcgagcaaatcgaccccgggactaattctttgtaagcctagcacttattctatcagacacttttgtcgaaccgctaagatacagggacgtaagcacaccagcatcagttgtcaagcatttttggggggacaaacacagacacacacacatatatatatatcaaaataagcaacaagaatgactacGGAAATTTGGTACAATAGTTttacgctacatcattttattaaatattgtaagtattacaacagttttaaaatgtagagcactcatcagccaattatagaaaCGATTGCACCAAATtaccagagtcattcttgttgcttattttgattataatcaccccacaattttttatggataacaccatacaaaattctggtgcatctaaattaagtaccatattcattggaatctaaatttttactgaacttatgtatatatatatatatatatgtatatacatatatttccatctcccaaatctacacacatggctttagtcggcccgaggctatagtagaagacacttggccaagatgccacacagtgggactgaacccggaatcatgtggctggtaagcaagctacttaccacacagccactccttagccTATAATAATACTAACTTTTTCTATAAACATGCATTCACATCAGGGATTACCTACAACCAAACAGTCAAAAAATGCAGACAGGTTTGTTTGTGTGGTAAGGAACTTTCTTTCCAGCCTCATGGTTTGGAGTTCAATCCCAATGCAgagcacattgagcaagtgctttcagctatacctatttctttattacccacaaggggctaaacatagcggggacaaacataggtattaagtcgattacatcaaccctagtgcataactggtccttaatttatcgatcccgaaaggatgaagagcaaagttgaactgtgcagaatttgaactcacaatgtaagggcagccaaaataccgctaaacatttcgcccgacgtgctaacgattctgccagctcgccgccttcagctaTACCTCGCTTTAAccaaagtcatcatcattataatcatttaatgtccgttgtccaagTTGACATGGTTCGGACGGCTTGACCATGACTGGgggtgatttggcatggtttctactgctggatgaccttatctaacaccaaccactctgctttTATGTGACCTCAGAGTCTGACAGAACTACGAATTTACTTGGCTTCATGGCCTTCACAAGCAAGATATAATACAAAAGGTCTGAGTTATtcatcattgtctctgtgaggccaaaCACTTGAAAGGTCCTTCCACACACCATCGACATTAGCTACTTTGCCGCCGTTCAAGAATTGGAACTGGAGATCGCCATTTCCAatgacttcaagggccacctcccagtggaatcaggcgtcaacaaagagccctcgtctacaagacgaccaaatttttttgttttttccaaggtctgggctCTCCctcccctaagccctagaccatcgcctaatcacccttacccggagaaagaaatacaaaaggccttacctgtTGACCTAGGTGGGATGAGCAATCACTGTCAAGAAATAAACATGTCCTTGCATGCTGCTGTCTCTCCTTGAACTTCCTGCCCATGCATGCCCCGTGGCTGTTCCTCCGGCCCCTGCAGTCTTCACTTCTGtctacctcatctgcaatcctctccaccaacaccacatagctcatcacagcccataacacacCACACTATACATGCTTTCTTCCTCAAAAttttaatgtctgtgttccatACAGGCATATGTTGGATAgttgaccagagctgacaaagCCATGAGTTGCACCAGTTTCCTTGTCTGATTTGGCTTTTCTACAGCAGAATGCATTTCCTAATACTCTTActcttgactcttttacttgtttcagtcatttactgtggccatgctgggcaccaccttttagtcgagcaaatcgacaccaggacttattctttgtaagcctagtacttattctatcagtctcctttgctgaaccactaagtaatggggaggtgaacgcaccagcatcggttgtcaagcgatgttgagaggacaaacacatatatatatatatatgacgggcttctttcagtttccgtctactgaatccactcacaaggctttggtcagcccgaggctatagtagaagacacttgcccaaggtgccacgcagggggactgaatccggaaccgtgtggttggtacgaaagctacttaccacacagtcactcctatgcctatgtcaACCCTTTTTACAGAGAGCAACTGGGTGTTTGTTTTTATgggacaccatcaccagtgctgctGAGTTGGCACTAGTACCTGTGCTTATAATATGAGCCCCTTATCCatgcattttacgtgtcaccaccATCAATGCTTCTTTTTGTGTCATCTCATCACCAGTGCTTGTGATATGGGTCCAGCATCAGCACAATTGCCTTTTTCCTGGGACCCTCACCAGCGAATTCTATGTGACAACAAAACTGACATGGTCCTCAAggaccttgcaagacaaaatagCTGAAAACTGGCAGGGTAGTATTGAAGGGACGTCACCTTGTGCCAGTTGACAGGTTTAAGGTACAAAGGGAACAGGGTCCAGATATAGTGCAAAAAAACaagcacaaaataaatattttattcattattctttattaAGAAATTCCTATAACTGATGAAAGGAAAAAGCCTGTGTTTTAGCAGACCAATTAGTGttaattattgttatgacttaatAAATTTTGACATTGAGACAGTAACACGTCTCTGTGAATACccacatgtttatgcatgtggcTTTTTCGAGAGAATCATTTGCCACACGTCACACTGACATGGCTACTCTCATGTAGGGATTCGTTCATGGACAGTTAAGTTAGGGTCTATGAGAGAATGCTTTAACACAGACACGACCATTACATAGGTTGTGTCTGGTATGAACATTTTCATGTGTAGTTACAACACCATTTGCAAAAAATGAATTACAACAACTAATGCGGGATTATGGCTTCtctactgtatgtgtatgtgtgtgtctattcaacTGATGCCTTTGAGAAAATGACTcaccacagatctcacagtgataaggtttctcaccagtatgaatgcaaTTGTAAGTAACCAAATGactattacgagagaatgatttaccacaattatcacactgataaggtttctcaccagtatgaatgcgattgtgaatAACCAATTGactattatgagagaatgatttaccacagatatcacaatgataaggtttctctcctgtatgaatgtgtttgtgattagTCAACTGCCTATTACAAGAGAATGATTTGGCACAGATATCAAAATGATAGGGTTTCTCTCTGCTTATGTTTAGTTAAAACGTtctttttagagaatgatttaccacagatatcgcaatgatatggtctttctcctgtatgaacacgtttgtgcttAGTCAATTGACTCTTAGAAGGGAATaacttaccacaaatatcacaatgatatggcttctctcctgtatgagtaagtTTGTGCCTAGTCAAGTGGTTActtagagagaatgatttaccacagatatcgcaatgatatggtctctctcctgtatgaatgcgattgtgatcAACCAAATTactattatgagagaatgatttaccacagatatgacaatgatatggttttctctcctgtatgtgtaagtttgtggcTACTCAACTGACTAcattgtgagaatgatttaccacagatatcgcaaagatatggcctctctcctgtatgaatgcgattgtgagtaaccaaactactattacgagagaatgatttaccacagatctcacaatgatatggtttctctcctgtatgtgtacgtatgtgatcagtcaagtgagtgcttccagagaatgatttaccacagatctcacaatgataTTGCTTCTTTcccgtatgtgtacgtttgtgtctaacAATGTCACTACTGTaagaaaatgattttccacagatattccagtgatatggcttttcttctTGTCAAGATTTTCTGATTcagttaaattattcattttgagagAATTACTTATCATACACTTCACAATGATAAAGTGTTTTCATTTCCATGAATACATTTCTGTTCACTTTTGTCACTTCATTCAGATAACAATTTAATGCAATGTTTCTTCCATACATTCCACAGAATGAAAAATATTCCGCTGTCTCTTGTTATAGACTGTTTATTTATTACGAGGTAGATTATTCATGAATGCTCCTTACAAATAACTGTCTTCCtttagtgtgatgagaatatcaaAGACACTTCTGAATAGAGAGATTTCCTTAACGTCAAATgttgtgatattctgaaataggaaaatAGCAGTAAGATAAAACTGGATTGTTGCCAACATAAGTAATTCAACATTACAGATTTTATATCACTACCATTGTCATGCATTTACTGTCCATGCTTGCTAAGTAGATTGAGTTGGAAGGGGTGTTAGAAGCTAATGGGAATGGAGCTAGCAAAACGATAATATAGTGGGCATAACATGACCAGAGTAGTGAGTTGATGCCATCCAGAATTTCACAGAGCAAAGTTGCCACAAGTGAAATGGGCTGTTTATGAAGTGATCAGAGTTAATGATAAAGAAGCATTGTTACTTGTCTGCCGCCTTTCCGCTAACTAATTAAAACTCCCACTTCTCTTCATTGGCACTGAATTGCCCTCTAGGATCCATACGTGCCCACCCTGATGGGCTGGAGAATGTCATAGCAGAACAGTGCTATGGTGTGACAACTAAAATAGCTTTCCTGACTTGCTACAATATTAAATACTGCAGAATCACTAAGATGCCGGATTaattgcttaacagcatttcgttcgtAAATAGCTTTGTCAAACTAGAGATAAAAGCAATCAGGAATGGGAGTGTGTCTGTGCATTGTTTATTTCTCTTCAATCAGGTACACACTGTGAGGGCGAGTACGATCAATCATTTGAGCATCCAGATGCCCCTCCCACCTAACCACAATCCCTTCTCTGAACACCAGATTGCTAGCTAGCCCACAGTGAAGGTCCCTCtttatatttcgtctgtcataaGTTGGTGCCCCAAACGTCTTTCCTTTCAAAGCATgacttccactgaggtcgactttcatcctttcgaagtaaataaaataagcagTAGAGCACTCGAGTCCCTGAAATTAACTCGTCCCCTTTctacaaatttcaggttttgtaattaaaaatacaaaaagaaaaatcattattattattatcatcaacattaatattttataaaccccAAAAAGTAGTCGGCTCATGGAGCAAAATCCTGACTGCAAATACATCTTACAATTTCATGAGTCCTTTATTAAAAAAAGGGACAATGGTAATTATTCTCCTTCCTCTCGCAGGTGTTACGACCACTCACGGAAACGGAGACACACGTCTTTGTGAGCAGAAGGATCTCCTCAGTAGAATCAATAGCTGCAAACCATCTGAACACCTCACAGGTTGTGTCCGGGTAGAATGGATATAATTCGCCTCTACTCATCTATAGACAGAGATTTTCTTGtggggtgcttgtaaagacaagaacattaCATACGTTGGTGTgacatctagaagcattgcagggggatgaaataaaaattagaggCAGCATGACCACATaaccagtcctccatactctaccaaaggTACTACTCAAAAAgaatggtcccggtgcgcgcactcgtgctAGTCCGTCGTGACTGGTCGATCCGTCAACGACTACCTAACGCGAGTACGCAAATTAACAGATGCgcgtataataatatatgtatataatggctgaatatatatcaaataaaatgggTTTTGccttaaacaaagtaaataaaagactcaacaaaagaaattacttactttgtgttttattttctttgtttaaaaaaagttatttgttaaaaaaaaaacctcatacATGTCTAGCGCAGGCGAGTGTGATTTTTAGTCGCGCACTCGCGTTACGTAATCTTTGTAAGATCGacaagtcacgactagctagcaccGGGACCACGCTTGTAGAAAAGTACccatatgtataagcataaatacatatattaataaaagaattacttacataatccaaatgtccgtagtatatatatatacatgtatgtataagcataaatacctatatgtatatacgtgtatattcatGCAAGCTGccgcatacagacacatgcacagcaacaaacaaaaagaaacagctCCAATAATGGACATGGTCAAGAACcagtgaagaggttgcaagaattaaggaatattttagaaaataaataaatgaacggtCCTCAAAAGTAACCCCCGAATtgttttcccccaaaattcctaCCTTCTCGGAATCTATATcgtccgaggtatatttgtagaaaattcatttaaaaatataacatttcttgaaagttaagaagAATTGAAGTTCACGCGCCgctgaattttccaaaactcctcaCACCAAAAGCACTTTCCTACAAATTTTTGTATATTCGGAACTACGTACTATAACAAATATTCgtagaatatttaattaagttACGATCATCCAAAGTGGTGGGGCatgaatctgtagttatgccgctTCTCCGTTCGTTTTTACTCGTTAATCAAACgttttcttctcattttacaaataaatttcctCTATATCACATCTAACAGCCGATAATAGGTTTCAGAAACAACAAAccaacatttcagtttggaagttattatttaagacgagggaatatattttcctaaagtttttatgttttcgcttcGAAATAATTACTGTGACACCGAGAAGTTTACAGAATTCTATTAATTACattgttattagtagtattagtatcatcattgtcaacttaccgtattcagagAAAAACTGCGAATCACAGACCGATAATTAATTAgtctatttaataataatgatgttaattacaAAGCACCTTGCACACACGGGAAGCCAGTAAGTATATGACGTCATCAAGAGTCAAAGCGCGCCTTCCGGGGCCGATCCATCAACGGCAGGAATTATTTCCCTTCATTTCATAGTATTTCTTCCTTCATCTCTGGCCCCGATTTGCTGTCTTACTTCAGATATCTTCTAAAGAGCAAGATGGGGTCGGAGAGAAAGACCCCTGCCACCGAATGAACGAAAAACGATGGAATTTGTGGAGAAAGGTGGGaacccagcttaatcattgaTAAATCTTTATTATAATCTACGATTGTACATAGATTTGGACATAACAAgacaaacaattacaaagaatgtTATGAGAGTTCGAATGAAACTTAAAAATTTAGTTATAATATGACATAAACGAAAACTTGGCTTACTTTTTGCCTTTTAACGAGAACTTAGTGCGTTTCCTTTTTTAAATAACATTAGAAAACATAACATATGTTAAAATGAAAAGCGGGGAGAAGCGCAGGCTCCGAATTttgaacccggcagcctataaggcccagcaactaatttttcctttctttgatgATTactgaaaagtcgacctcggcggaatttgaactcagaacgtcgcagcagacgaaatatcgccaagcattttgcccgacgtgctaacgtttctgccagcttgccaccgtcCCCAGCTTAATCgttgatgaaaggaaaagatcGTTGCCGGGCTTTAGAGGGTGCCGGGTTCGAACTTTTAATCTTTTGTgtgttttcgttttattttttaaaagttctagttaaaggaaaatttaagtgttatataaaatatttctaaagtaaATTTTTAACATGTAACTCATTCAAACTCATATaccatttttgtctttgtttgacCTGTATTGtcccattctatatatatttctttactacccacaaggggctaaacacagaggggacaaacaagggattaagtctattatatcgacaccagtgtttcactggtacttaatttatcgaccccaaaaggatgaaaggcaaagtcgacctcagcggaatttgaacttagaacgtagcggcagacgaaatactgctaagcctttcgcccggcgtgctaacctttctgccagatCCCCAAgaggcgatgtttcgcttgtcgtagcacaagtttccgtcgatttccgtaaaaaatgtaaacactgaatcggccatacatacacacatacatacacacacacacatacatagatacatacacacacacatacatgcagacatacatatacacatacaccgagtaaaaaatttcagttatctctttctttcacacattactctctctgtctcttcacacacactaacagaagcacttcacttacacaacatactgtctgtctcccacaccccatcaaacacacacacacatgtacatcaatgctttccatgcacggtaacttcaaaagaacttccctcgtcatacaatcgctttctcttagtctctttcgctctcattacttatgtaaaaaaataaaagttttttacggaaatcgacggaaacttgtgctacgacaagcgaaacatcgcccgcCAAGATCCTCATGATCGTAATAAAGATTCCATTTCATAGTAGTTCTCTAATTCTCTCATAGATGGCTCTACTGACTAGtggcttcctttcagtttctctcttagTTTCATTCTGTTAATATCTGTATTGTGTGTCAAGGcgctcattattattaattagactAATTAGTTATCGGTCTGTGATTTGCTGTTTTTgtctgaatacggtaagttgacgatgatgataataatactactaataacaatGTAATTAATAGAATTCTGTGAACTTCTCGGTGTCACGGTAATTATTTCGAAGCGGAAACATAAAAactttaggaaaatatatttcctcgtcttaaataataacttccaaactgaaatgttggTTTGTTGTTTCTGAAAACCTATGATCGACTGTTCacgaacgaaatgctgttaagcaaatTCTGGATGGCATCAACTCACTACTCTGGTCATGTTATGCCCACTATATTTTCGTTTTGGCTAGCTCCATTCCCATTAGCTTCTAACACCTTCCAACTCAATCTacttatgcaagcatggacagTAAATGCATGACAATGGTAGTGATATAAAAtctgcaatgttgaattacttaTGTTGGTCAACTATCCAGTTTTATCTTACTGcttcttttcctatttcagaatatcacaacATGTTGACATGAAGGAAATCTCTACATTCAGAAGTGTCTTTGATATTCTCATCACCTAAAGGAAAACAGTATATTTATACGGAGCATTCATGAATAAGTCTacctctgtatataaatacagtctATAACAAGGAACAGcggaatatttttctttctctggaaTGTGGAGGAGGTGATTGCTTTCCTGGTGAATTAAAGTTGGATAAATTTACAAAGGAGTTGACAATTTCCATCTGCTGTTTTAGATATCGAGTAAGATCGTGGATGGAAGAAAGATTGCATTAAATAATTCTCTGCATGAAGTGACACGACGGAACAAAAACATATTCATAGAAAGGAAAAACACATTATCTTTGTGATATGTATGATAAGTAATTCtctcataatgaataatttaagTAAACCAGAAATCCCCAACACAGAGGATAAGGTATataattgtaatatctgtggtaaatccttcctTCAGTATCGTTACTTAACTTATCaccaacgtacacatacaggagagaagccatatcactgtgatatctgtggtaaatcattctcttataattgtcatttggttactcacaaacgcGTTCACACGGGAGAGAGACCCtattattgtgatatctgtggtaaatcattctgtgaaCGTACAGTTTTGACGAAACATAAGAagattcatactggtgaaaaaccatatcagtgtgatatctgtggtaaatcatactcTCGTAATAGTCAATTGGTTAGTCACAATcgcactcatacaggagaaagaccatttaattgtgatatctgtggtaaatcattctgtgaaCGTAAAGTTTTAACTAACCATAAGAAGATTCATACTGGTgataaaccatatcattgtgatatctgtggtaaatcattctctcagagtggtAGTGtcactacacacaaacgtacacatacaggagaaaaaccttatcattgtgatatctgtggtaaatcattttctcaaggTAATCACTTGACTaatcacaaacttacacatacatggtagagaccatatcattgtgatatctgtggtaaaccattctctcaaagtagtgacTTGACTATCattggtaaatcattctctcaaaagaaACACTTGATTATGCACAGTCGTATATATACACGAGAGAAGCCATATCTTTGTTTTatctggtaaatcattctctcaaaggagtCATTTGGCTtatcacaaacttacacataggcgtaggagtggctgtgtggtaagcagcttgtttaccaactacatggttccgggttcagtcccactgcgtggcaccttgggcaagtgtcttctactagagcctcgggccgaccaaagccttgtgagtggatttggtagacggaaactgaaagacgcccatcgtatatctctatctctatatatataaacggcagtttgtctgtgcgtgtttctgtgtgtctgttttcttgtaccctcaccctgaccacggctttcaaccgattctgatgaaacttgacacacacatagcccaatgtcataattcaaaactatcgcagcgaaaattttgaaaagttcccccagttctgaaaaaaatcgataaattcgacatggggtcgacaatcagaaacacaaaccacaggggacgcaactcgacctttttaactatcaaaaaaaaatttaccatcatttttttccccattttttttctatttgttggctataactctctaaaaatgctttatagttatttcccttacaaacccgagcaacgccgggcgatactgctagtatgtatatatatgtgtgtgtatatttttgtgtgtctgtgtttgtcccaccaacattaattgacaaccgatgctggtgtgtttacatcaccgtaacttagtggttcagcaaaagagaccgatagaatcagtactgggcttacaaagaataagtcctggggtcgatttactcgactaaaggcggtgctccagaatggccaaagtcaaatgactcaaacaagtaaaagagtataagggAGAGAAACTATATCATTGTAATTACTGTGCTAAATCATTTGCCCTTAATTGTCATTTGGttatcacaaacgtgttcatacaggagagaaaccttgtCACTGTTTTGTttatggtaaatctttctctcaaattaaTCACTTCACTAATAAGACACATGTGGGGGAGAAGCCATAATCCTGCATTAGTTGTTGTAATTCATTTTT
This portion of the Octopus sinensis unplaced genomic scaffold, ASM634580v1 Contig13368, whole genome shotgun sequence genome encodes:
- the LOC118761418 gene encoding zinc finger protein 436-like isoform X4; protein product: MISNSLIMNNLSKPEIPNTEDKVYNCNICGKSFLQYRYLTYHQRTHTGEKPYHCDICGKSFSYNCHLVTHKRVHTGERPYYCDICGKSFCERTVLTKHKKIHTGEKPYQCDICGKSYSRNSQLVSHNRTHTGERPYHCDICGKSFSQSHQLTNHKRTNLSK
- the LOC118761418 gene encoding zinc finger protein 2-like isoform X1, with product MISNSLIMNNLSKPEIPNTEDKVYNCNICGKSFLQYRYLTYHQRTHTGEKPYHCDICGKSFSYNCHLVTHKRVHTGERPYYCDICGKSFCERTVLTKHKKIHTGEKPYQCDICGKSYSRNSQLVNHNRIHTGEKPYHCDICGKSFSRSSQLTRHKRIHTGERPYHCDICGKLFSLYNHLTSHRLTHTGEKPYHCDICGKSFSQSHQLTNHKRTNLSK
- the LOC118761418 gene encoding endothelial zinc finger protein induced by tumor necrosis factor alpha-like isoform X2, coding for MISNSLIMNNLSKPEIPNTEDKVYNCNICGKSFLQYRYLTYHQRTHTGEKPYHCDICGKSFSYNCHLVTHKRVHTGERPYYCDICGKSFCERTVLTKHKKIHTGEKPYQCDICGKSYSRNSQLVNHNRIHTGEKPYHCDICGKSFSRSNHLTSHRLTHTGEKPYHCDICGKSFSQSHQLTNHKRTNLSK
- the LOC118761418 gene encoding zinc finger protein 248-like isoform X3; translated protein: MISNSLIMNNLSKPEIPNTEDKVYNCNICGKSFLQYRYLTYHQRTHTGEKPYHCDICGKSFSYNCHLVTHKRVHTGERPYYCDICGKSFCERTVLTKHKKIHTGEKPYQCDICGKSYSRNSQLVSHNRTHTGERPFNCDICGKSFCERKVLTNHKKIHTGDKPYHCDICGKSFSQSNHLTNHKLTHTW